Proteins encoded together in one Gemmatimonadetes bacterium T265 window:
- a CDS encoding antitoxin: MANFLVYSPAESPMLQVPVHEAKTHLSRLLAAVERGEEVVIMRDRTPVARLVAFEEKRRHPVFGDMRGQLGDMPPEAFAPMTDEEAEEWGF; the protein is encoded by the coding sequence TTGGCTAACTTCCTGGTCTACTCTCCCGCGGAGTCTCCCATGCTGCAGGTCCCCGTGCACGAAGCCAAGACGCACCTCTCCCGCTTGCTGGCCGCCGTCGAGCGGGGGGAAGAGGTGGTGATCATGCGCGACCGCACGCCGGTAGCGCGGCTGGTGGCGTTCGAGGAGAAGCGCCGGCACCCGGTGTTCGGCGACATGCGCGGCCAGCTCGGGGACATGCCGCCCGAAGCCTTCGCCCCGATGACCGACGAAGAAGCAGAGGAGTGGGGGTTCTGA
- a CDS encoding twitching motility protein PilT: MGVLSAAPPPRLRILLDTHALVWNRAGSTKLSAAARAALDDPANEKFVSAATAWEVCTKFHLGKWPDVAALAEDFTRRIVAGGYTPLSVTTEHAQEAGALPQHHRDPFDRMLIAQALAERMPLVSNEALFDRYGVRRIW, encoded by the coding sequence GTGGGGGTTCTGAGCGCCGCGCCCCCGCCGCGCCTCCGCATCCTGCTCGACACGCACGCGCTCGTCTGGAACCGCGCCGGGAGCACGAAGCTCTCGGCCGCCGCCCGGGCCGCACTCGACGACCCCGCGAACGAGAAGTTCGTGAGCGCGGCGACGGCCTGGGAGGTGTGCACCAAGTTCCACCTCGGCAAGTGGCCCGACGTCGCGGCGCTTGCCGAGGACTTCACGCGGCGGATCGTTGCCGGCGGGTACACGCCACTGTCGGTGACGACCGAGCACGCCCAGGAGGCCGGCGCGCTGCCCCAACACCACCGCGACCCGTTCGACCGCATGCTCATCGCGCAGGCGCTCGCCGAGCGCATGCCGCTCGTCTCGAACGAGGCGCTGTTCGACCGGTACGGCGTGCGGCGGATCTGGTAG
- a CDS encoding histone deacetylase translates to MPLHLWSSAAYAIPLPEGHRFPMAKYALLRDGVLAAGLVPPERLHDPGRAPPADLLLVHTPDYVRQVTDGTLPAAEQRRIGLPWSEAFVERAYRVVRGTCEAAEAALQYGVAMNLAGGTHHAFPDRGEGFCTFNDVAVALRRLRRGGHVRRACVVDLDVHQGNGTHACFAGDPDVYTFSMHGAKNFPFHKVPGTRDVELADGTGDAEYLALLGAHLPRVLRDAAPDLVVYLAGADPHEGDRLGRLKLTFEGLVRRDWMVLEACREVGIPVCATIAGGYGRDVRDTVAVHVNTVGVVARFA, encoded by the coding sequence GTGCCGCTCCACCTCTGGTCGTCCGCCGCCTACGCGATCCCGCTGCCGGAGGGGCACCGCTTCCCGATGGCGAAGTACGCCCTGCTGCGCGACGGCGTGCTCGCGGCGGGGCTCGTCCCGCCGGAGCGGCTGCACGACCCCGGGCGCGCGCCGCCCGCCGACCTGCTGCTCGTCCACACGCCGGACTACGTTAGGCAGGTCACCGACGGCACGCTGCCCGCGGCGGAGCAGCGCCGCATCGGCCTGCCGTGGTCGGAGGCGTTCGTCGAGCGCGCGTACCGCGTCGTGCGCGGCACGTGCGAGGCGGCGGAGGCCGCGCTGCAGTACGGCGTGGCGATGAACCTCGCCGGCGGCACGCACCACGCGTTCCCCGACCGGGGCGAGGGGTTCTGCACGTTCAACGACGTCGCGGTGGCGCTCCGCCGGCTGCGCCGCGGCGGGCACGTCAGGCGCGCGTGCGTCGTCGACCTCGACGTGCACCAGGGGAACGGCACGCACGCCTGCTTCGCGGGCGACCCGGACGTGTACACGTTCTCGATGCACGGCGCGAAGAACTTCCCCTTCCACAAGGTGCCGGGCACGCGGGACGTCGAGCTCGCCGACGGCACCGGCGACGCGGAGTACCTCGCCCTGTTAGGCGCGCACCTGCCGCGCGTGCTGCGCGACGCGGCGCCCGACCTCGTCGTCTACCTCGCCGGGGCGGACCCGCACGAGGGGGACCGGCTGGGGCGGTTGAAGCTGACGTTCGAGGGGCTCGTGCGGCGCGACTGGATGGTGCTCGAGGCGTGCCGCGAGGTGGGGATCCCGGTGTGCGCGACGATCGCCGGGGGGTACGGGCGCGACGTGCGCGACACGGTCGCGGTGCACGTGAACACGGTCGGCGTGGTCGCGCGGTTCGCGTGA